In one bacterium genomic region, the following are encoded:
- a CDS encoding AsmA family protein, whose product MTFSRNRGAAFLRTALRTLLLGLGVLLALVLILLVALRFIFPPDTLKGMVEERLSRATGRTVSVESAGFTVLRGLSISASGIRVGEDPRYDSPYFVQAERFYLRLKLLPLLARRIEVRSLLFVRPEVYLVRDRGGVFNFKSLAGSDTTAATEPGEKSSGAGFAFLLAAASVEQARLHYRDLSGETPVVLDAGPLDLQLKLDESRSRQRLALELILEGLSTPGASWGVAVQRSLPLKLNLGADVDPSSGTVAIDHLEAELAGVLLEGGGRVSDYRAALPECSLTWKGQVGDLGRAATLLPPGLIDSLGLRITQGELELSGQLTINPGGQDSLDWSLSADITNAKAELAGLSRPLGGIDTRLTLRRGELRVEKLDATFGLDPVSVSGRVGLGGATTPWEAKLKTSLRLDDLPVLVPALEGWTSEGQLQADLALSGVIEKPAALSVSGRVSGNDIYLSGPSLPQRIGIPTLSAEFAGQDIPSLEARVRAGESDLTLKASLSGFPALWDEKASAGPLWTAEFSGPMLNIFDFVASDSLASAEKEKARPEGSAWVLPLALSHGSGAARLDRLVLSRYFDLQNAALAFSVRDSLIELQNLSAELYGGRVEGRGSLGLGTDGVPRFEVQVDALSLVAGQAVSPLASIGKYMSGRIDTRIKLSGKGLDTEKILSSLSGAGEYMLSDGTVSGWPFLGSLAAFSGMGELDSLPFKQWGGKLVFENGRVHTDNLSLSTSAGDWSANGSFGFDGSLDYALRLHLNESLSTKYRAKLPGEIASLLSDSDRRIELGFKISGSADKPKFKWDSAPVRQRVQEKVQDALGRQIDKLFSGSSKKASADSAAPADSATPKQKDALKKGAQQLINNLFKKKKSADSTPTP is encoded by the coding sequence ATGACGTTTTCGCGCAACCGGGGAGCCGCCTTTCTGCGGACAGCCCTGCGGACCCTTCTGCTGGGTCTGGGTGTCCTGCTGGCTCTGGTGCTGATCCTGCTGGTGGCGCTGCGTTTCATTTTCCCGCCCGATACACTTAAAGGAATGGTCGAGGAGCGCCTGAGCCGGGCCACCGGACGCACGGTAAGCGTGGAAAGCGCCGGTTTCACTGTGCTGCGCGGCCTGTCGATCAGCGCCTCCGGCATCCGGGTGGGCGAGGACCCGCGCTACGACAGCCCGTATTTCGTGCAGGCCGAGCGTTTCTACCTGCGGCTCAAGCTCCTTCCCCTGCTGGCCCGCCGTATCGAGGTGCGCAGCCTGCTGTTCGTGCGGCCGGAGGTATACCTGGTGCGCGACCGCGGGGGAGTGTTCAATTTCAAGTCCCTGGCCGGGTCGGACACGACCGCGGCAACCGAGCCGGGGGAGAAATCCTCGGGCGCGGGGTTTGCGTTCCTGCTGGCCGCCGCCTCGGTGGAACAGGCGCGGCTACACTACCGCGACCTGAGCGGCGAGACTCCTGTAGTCCTGGATGCCGGGCCGCTGGACCTGCAGCTCAAGCTGGATGAGTCCCGCTCCCGCCAGCGCCTGGCCCTCGAGCTGATCCTGGAGGGTCTGTCCACCCCCGGGGCCTCCTGGGGTGTGGCGGTGCAGCGCAGCCTGCCGCTCAAGCTGAACCTGGGGGCGGATGTCGACCCCTCCAGCGGCACGGTGGCGATCGACCATCTGGAGGCGGAGCTGGCCGGGGTCCTGCTGGAGGGTGGAGGACGGGTGAGCGACTACCGCGCGGCCCTGCCTGAGTGCTCGCTGACCTGGAAAGGCCAGGTCGGCGACCTGGGCCGCGCCGCCACTCTGCTGCCGCCGGGGCTTATCGACTCGCTGGGCTTGCGGATCACCCAGGGCGAGCTGGAGCTGTCGGGCCAGTTGACCATTAACCCCGGCGGACAGGACAGTCTGGACTGGAGCCTGAGCGCCGACATCACCAACGCCAAGGCCGAGCTGGCCGGCCTGTCCCGTCCCCTGGGCGGGATCGACACCCGCCTGACCCTGCGCCGCGGCGAGCTGCGGGTGGAGAAACTGGATGCCACCTTCGGCCTCGACCCGGTCTCGGTAAGCGGACGGGTCGGACTGGGGGGCGCGACCACGCCCTGGGAGGCAAAGCTTAAAACCTCCCTGCGCCTGGATGACCTGCCTGTCCTGGTTCCCGCCCTGGAGGGCTGGACCAGCGAGGGCCAGCTCCAGGCCGACCTGGCCCTGAGCGGAGTGATCGAGAAGCCCGCTGCGCTCAGTGTCTCGGGCCGGGTGAGCGGAAACGACATCTACCTCAGCGGCCCGTCCCTGCCCCAGCGGATCGGCATCCCGACCCTGAGCGCCGAATTCGCCGGGCAGGACATCCCGAGCCTGGAGGCGAGGGTGCGCGCCGGGGAGAGCGATCTTACCCTGAAAGCCAGCCTGAGCGGTTTTCCGGCCCTGTGGGACGAGAAAGCCTCCGCCGGGCCGCTCTGGACAGCCGAGTTCAGCGGACCGATGCTCAACATATTCGATTTCGTGGCCTCCGACAGCCTGGCATCGGCGGAAAAAGAGAAAGCCAGACCTGAGGGCTCGGCCTGGGTCCTGCCCCTGGCCCTGTCCCACGGCTCCGGCGCCGCCCGTCTGGACCGTCTGGTGCTTTCCCGTTATTTCGACCTGCAGAACGCCGCCCTGGCATTCAGCGTGCGCGACAGCCTGATCGAGCTGCAGAACCTGAGCGCCGAGCTGTACGGCGGACGGGTCGAGGGCCGGGGCAGCCTGGGCCTGGGGACGGACGGCGTGCCGAGGTTCGAGGTGCAGGTGGACGCCCTGAGCCTCGTCGCCGGGCAGGCCGTTTCACCCCTGGCCTCGATCGGCAAGTACATGAGCGGCAGGATCGACACCCGGATCAAGCTGAGCGGCAAGGGCCTGGATACGGAAAAAATCCTGAGCAGCCTGAGCGGTGCGGGCGAGTATATGTTGAGTGACGGGACAGTCTCGGGCTGGCCGTTCCTGGGAAGCCTGGCCGCTTTCAGCGGCATGGGCGAGCTGGACAGCCTGCCGTTTAAGCAGTGGGGCGGCAAGCTGGTGTTCGAGAACGGGCGGGTGCACACGGATAACCTCAGCCTCAGCACCTCGGCCGGTGACTGGAGCGCCAACGGCTCGTTCGGGTTCGACGGCAGCCTGGATTATGCGCTCCGGCTGCACCTGAACGAGTCCCTGAGCACCAAGTACCGGGCCAAGCTGCCGGGCGAGATCGCCTCCTTGCTCTCGGATTCCGACCGCCGTATCGAGCTGGGTTTCAAAATTTCGGGCAGCGCGGACAAGCCCAAGTTCAAGTGGGATTCCGCCCCGGTCAGGCAGCGGGTCCAGGAGAAAGTCCAGGACGCCCTGGGCCGCCAGATCGACAAGTTGTTCTCCGGCTCGTCGAAAAAGGCCTCCGCCGACAGCGCGGCCCCGGCCGACAGCGCGACACCTAAACAAAAAGATGCCCTGAAAAAAGGCGCCCAGCAGCTCATCAACAACCTGTTCAAGAAAAAAAAGAGCGCTGACAGCACCCCTACACCCTGA
- a CDS encoding anaerobic ribonucleoside-triphosphate reductase: MPSSVPFLYFKKRNGTVVPFEPEKITRAVARAAEAVARQEGVRVESAKFAEVTERVILYLDDPSSEYYVFQDEKGQRIPEIEDVQDLVEIVLAEEKLSSIVAAYKRYRKMRDLARRKIRVRHDHGGAVDPTDAGLLLVESLTSEVVHPWDRAKIVRQLMQETGLNSEIANSVAKAVENRVIGGEFATVNTALIRELVNNELIDRGLNEQLKDLSIYAVPRDYVETLMFNKSSENSNIVNNNPEAVNLSIAELVLKQWALETVYSPEVKRAHDTGMIHVHDLGYPHRVYCSSHSLEYIKKYGLTGLENLNTESKPARSASVLTGHLNTFLASMQANYAGALGIGYINVFYAPLVEGKDRTQLKQIAQELVFNGSQNAFSRGGQTLFLDFNIHSGVPAYLCAVPAVGPGGHYMLRRADGSRVALEERRLEATDSRGHKLMELVLHESEEDEGRVVFRETINPNGGVIVPDRQVASELESRGERLVTYADYRSTAQEFARALLDVFGEGDRHGKVFEFPKCDFHVNEESFNDPEQNAILHHACELASRNGSTYFVFDRDEVTLSACCRLRTTINDNYMLLHPESMRFCGFQNVTINLPQAAYRAAGEGRRTVEGLIEEALSTMDLAMEAHVQKRDNIKRMISGRGRPLWQIGKKSMDGCPYVDLDESTYIIGLIGLNDAIKFITGKEFHEDEAAVEQGLRVTAAMYLKTKKLAEKHRLKVTLEETPAESAARRLAKSDLIYFNRQAAQIVKGSIEQDTVYYTNSVHLAPEAPVSLVERIRKQARFHSMIESGAITHAFVGEERPDPQTIYRLVRETFYKTQTAQLTVSPEFTYCTECNEITRGLHQICPACGSDKTFGETRVVGYFSKIENWNKSKREGELLDRRRGNYSVNEPNGANSALIRAAGPAKGGE, encoded by the coding sequence ATGCCCTCATCGGTACCGTTTTTGTATTTCAAGAAGCGCAACGGCACGGTTGTCCCGTTCGAGCCGGAAAAAATCACGCGGGCGGTGGCCCGCGCGGCGGAGGCCGTAGCCCGGCAGGAGGGCGTCCGCGTCGAGAGCGCCAAGTTCGCCGAGGTGACCGAGCGGGTGATCCTCTACCTCGACGACCCGTCCAGCGAGTACTACGTATTCCAGGACGAAAAGGGCCAGCGCATCCCGGAGATCGAGGATGTACAGGACCTGGTGGAAATCGTGCTGGCCGAGGAGAAGCTTTCCAGCATCGTGGCGGCTTACAAGCGCTACCGCAAGATGCGCGACCTGGCCCGCCGCAAGATCCGGGTGCGCCACGACCACGGCGGGGCGGTGGACCCCACGGACGCCGGGCTGCTGCTGGTCGAATCCCTCACCAGCGAGGTGGTCCATCCCTGGGACCGCGCCAAGATCGTGCGCCAGTTGATGCAGGAAACGGGCCTGAACAGCGAGATCGCCAACTCGGTGGCCAAGGCGGTGGAAAACCGGGTCATCGGCGGCGAGTTCGCAACTGTCAACACGGCCCTGATCCGTGAGCTGGTGAACAACGAGCTGATCGACCGGGGGCTCAACGAGCAGCTCAAGGACCTGAGCATCTACGCAGTGCCGCGCGACTATGTCGAAACCCTGATGTTCAACAAGAGCAGCGAGAACAGCAACATAGTCAACAACAACCCCGAGGCGGTCAACCTGTCGATCGCCGAGCTGGTGCTCAAGCAGTGGGCCCTGGAGACGGTCTACAGCCCCGAGGTCAAGCGCGCCCACGACACCGGGATGATCCACGTGCACGACCTGGGCTACCCGCACCGGGTCTACTGCTCCAGCCACAGCCTCGAATACATCAAGAAATACGGCCTCACCGGCCTGGAGAACCTGAACACCGAGAGCAAGCCCGCCCGTAGCGCCTCGGTGCTAACCGGCCACCTGAACACGTTCCTCGCCTCGATGCAGGCCAACTACGCCGGCGCTCTGGGCATCGGCTACATAAACGTGTTCTACGCCCCGCTGGTCGAGGGCAAGGACCGCACGCAACTGAAGCAGATCGCCCAGGAACTGGTGTTCAACGGCTCGCAGAACGCGTTCAGCCGCGGCGGCCAGACCCTGTTCCTCGATTTCAACATCCACAGCGGGGTGCCGGCCTACTTGTGCGCCGTGCCGGCGGTCGGGCCGGGCGGGCATTACATGCTGCGCCGGGCGGACGGCTCCAGGGTGGCCCTGGAGGAGCGGCGGCTGGAGGCCACCGACTCCCGCGGACACAAGCTGATGGAGCTGGTCCTGCACGAAAGCGAGGAGGACGAGGGCCGGGTGGTGTTCCGCGAGACGATCAACCCCAACGGTGGGGTGATCGTACCGGACAGGCAGGTGGCTTCCGAGCTGGAATCTCGCGGCGAGCGCCTGGTCACCTACGCCGATTACCGCAGCACCGCCCAGGAGTTCGCCCGGGCGCTGCTGGATGTATTCGGTGAGGGGGACCGTCACGGCAAGGTGTTCGAGTTCCCGAAGTGCGATTTCCACGTGAACGAGGAGTCGTTCAACGACCCCGAGCAGAACGCGATCCTGCACCACGCCTGCGAGCTGGCCAGCCGCAACGGGAGCACCTATTTCGTGTTCGACCGGGACGAGGTGACCCTGAGCGCCTGCTGCCGCCTGCGCACCACGATCAACGACAACTATATGTTGCTGCACCCGGAGAGCATGCGTTTCTGCGGTTTCCAGAACGTGACGATCAACCTGCCGCAGGCAGCCTATCGCGCCGCGGGCGAAGGCAGGCGCACGGTGGAGGGGCTGATCGAGGAAGCCCTGTCCACGATGGACCTGGCGATGGAAGCCCACGTGCAGAAACGCGACAACATCAAGCGCATGATCAGCGGACGGGGACGCCCGCTATGGCAGATCGGCAAGAAGAGCATGGACGGCTGCCCGTACGTGGACCTGGACGAGTCGACCTACATCATCGGCCTGATCGGCCTGAACGACGCGATCAAGTTTATCACCGGCAAAGAGTTCCACGAGGACGAGGCCGCGGTGGAGCAGGGGCTGCGGGTCACGGCCGCCATGTACCTGAAGACCAAGAAACTGGCCGAGAAGCACCGCCTGAAAGTCACCCTGGAGGAAACTCCGGCCGAGAGCGCCGCCCGCCGTCTTGCCAAAAGCGACCTGATCTATTTCAACCGTCAGGCGGCCCAGATAGTCAAGGGCTCCATCGAGCAGGATACGGTCTACTACACCAACAGCGTGCACCTGGCCCCCGAGGCCCCGGTGAGCCTGGTCGAGCGTATCCGCAAGCAGGCGCGATTCCACTCGATGATCGAGTCCGGGGCGATCACCCACGCGTTCGTGGGCGAGGAGCGGCCCGACCCTCAGACCATCTACCGCCTGGTGCGCGAGACTTTCTACAAGACCCAGACCGCGCAGCTCACGGTCAGCCCGGAGTTCACCTACTGCACCGAGTGCAACGAGATCACCCGCGGCCTGCACCAGATCTGCCCGGCCTGCGGCAGCGACAAGACGTTCGGCGAAACCCGCGTGGTGGGCTATTTCTCGAAGATAGAGAACTGGAACAAGTCCAAGCGCGAGGGCGAGTTGCTCGACCGTCGCCGCGGCAACTATTCAGTCAACGAGCCGAACGGCGCCAATTCGGCCCTGATCCGCGCGGCCGGCCCGGCCAAGGGAGGTGAGTGA
- a CDS encoding anaerobic ribonucleoside-triphosphate reductase activating protein: MMGNAETNVWPSMGACAATVYEPEDDSRLSPVYALLRRVSMIDYPGRLCRVLFLAGCNMRCVFCHNQELIHPQKERLSWERLEEILLSSRENWVDSVTVTGGEPTLNSRLRELILRLKNLGFKVKLDTNGTAPERLASLLPMLDWVAMDYKAPLERYRLMTGSPQLELENISRSVAILRDWEGPYELRTTVVPGLHTEQDIEQICRELAGVRRYALQAYVPPRDEAEGVQLPAGRTPIKLLRRFYELASPHFPETVLRGG, encoded by the coding sequence ATGATGGGCAACGCCGAAACGAATGTTTGGCCGTCGATGGGAGCCTGTGCCGCGACAGTATACGAGCCTGAGGATGACAGCCGTCTGAGCCCGGTCTACGCCCTTCTGCGCCGGGTGAGCATGATCGACTACCCGGGACGGCTGTGCCGGGTGCTGTTCCTGGCCGGTTGCAACATGCGCTGCGTGTTCTGCCACAACCAGGAGCTGATCCATCCGCAGAAAGAAAGGCTGAGCTGGGAGCGCCTGGAGGAGATACTTCTCTCCAGCCGGGAGAACTGGGTCGACTCGGTGACCGTGACCGGCGGCGAGCCGACTCTGAACAGTCGGCTGCGCGAGCTGATCCTGCGCCTGAAAAACCTGGGGTTCAAGGTCAAGCTCGACACCAATGGCACCGCGCCGGAGCGCCTGGCCTCCCTGCTGCCGATGCTGGACTGGGTGGCCATGGACTATAAGGCCCCGCTGGAGCGCTACCGCCTGATGACCGGCAGCCCGCAGCTCGAGCTGGAGAACATCTCCCGCAGCGTCGCCATCCTGCGCGACTGGGAGGGGCCATACGAACTGCGCACCACTGTTGTTCCCGGGCTGCACACGGAACAGGACATCGAGCAGATCTGCCGCGAGCTGGCCGGAGTGCGGCGCTACGCCCTGCAGGCCTATGTCCCGCCGCGCGATGAGGCCGAGGGGGTGCAGCTCCCGGCGGGACGGACCCCGATCAAGCTGCTGCGCCGGTTCTACGAGCTGGCCAGCCCGCATTTCCCTGAGACCGTGCTGAGAGGCGGCTGA